A single region of the Salipaludibacillus sp. LMS25 genome encodes:
- a CDS encoding spore coat protein, which yields MNYAAHELLETQEALRTKSAEIEQHGAFVNQCKDQQLKSILKKHQQLMMNGYQQGINLLNGRGAQVTHRAPDFNGQNISTGMQDQMTMSAPSMSNQALSDQTIATLALNTHKTGSMMGMQWANECVDPQIRMYHVNGANMCQEMAYEIWSWMNQNGYYQPATFGTQQINQMTSMFQPSTNQSTQMTSQMNTNHMQ from the coding sequence ATGAACTATGCGGCGCATGAACTTTTAGAAACGCAGGAAGCATTAAGGACAAAATCAGCAGAGATTGAACAACACGGTGCTTTCGTAAATCAGTGTAAAGATCAACAACTAAAGAGCATTCTGAAAAAACATCAACAGTTAATGATGAATGGGTACCAACAAGGGATTAATTTATTGAATGGACGAGGGGCGCAAGTGACGCATCGTGCGCCAGATTTCAATGGGCAAAACATATCAACTGGAATGCAAGATCAAATGACGATGTCTGCCCCATCTATGAGTAACCAAGCTTTATCAGACCAAACGATTGCTACATTAGCGCTAAATACGCATAAAACGGGGTCGATGATGGGGATGCAATGGGCTAACGAATGTGTAGACCCGCAAATCCGCATGTATCATGTGAATGGTGCTAACATGTGTCAAGAAATGGCGTATGAAATTTGGAGCTGGATGAATCAAAATGGCTATTATCAGCCAGCGACATTCGGGACCCAGCAGATAAATCAGATGACAAGTATGTTTCAACCATCTACTAACCAAAGTACTCAAATGACGAGTCAAATGAATACGAATCACATGCAATAA